Proteins from a single region of Streptomyces sp. Tu 3180:
- a CDS encoding alpha/beta hydrolase codes for MTSHSTPVPAPVPPHGARPRRLRTSRGEFAVVDVPPSAGAEERGVALLLPGFTGSKEDFALVQGPLAARGYRSVAVDGRGQHESDGPADDETAYAQAELARDVLAQAEALGGPVHLVGHSLGGQIARAAVLLDHSPFRSLTLVSSGPGRISVSQERRVKLLRDALAVMSMAECWEAILAMGPPEEVGGPARGIGGPEQLRRRWLGTEPAQLLATGRQLCAEPDRVAELAAVPLPFHVLSGARDDTWPVPDLDEMAVRLKAHRTVVDGAEHSPNVDAPEPTARALADFWDGLRPGGR; via the coding sequence GTGACCAGCCACTCCACGCCCGTCCCCGCCCCCGTCCCGCCCCACGGCGCCCGGCCCCGCCGGCTCCGCACCTCGCGCGGGGAGTTCGCCGTCGTGGACGTGCCGCCGTCCGCCGGAGCCGAGGAGAGGGGGGTCGCGCTGCTGCTGCCGGGGTTCACCGGGAGCAAGGAGGACTTCGCGCTGGTGCAGGGACCGCTCGCCGCGCGCGGGTATCGCAGCGTCGCCGTGGACGGACGGGGTCAGCACGAGTCGGACGGGCCCGCCGACGACGAGACCGCCTACGCCCAGGCCGAGTTGGCGCGGGACGTGCTCGCGCAGGCCGAGGCGCTCGGCGGGCCCGTGCACCTCGTCGGACACTCGCTCGGCGGCCAGATCGCCCGTGCCGCCGTCCTCCTGGACCACTCCCCCTTCCGCTCGCTCACCCTCGTCTCCTCCGGCCCCGGACGGATCTCCGTCTCCCAGGAGCGGCGCGTGAAACTGCTGCGGGACGCGCTCGCGGTGATGTCGATGGCGGAGTGCTGGGAGGCGATCCTGGCCATGGGGCCGCCCGAGGAGGTCGGTGGTCCGGCGCGCGGGATCGGCGGCCCGGAGCAGTTGCGCCGCCGCTGGCTGGGCACCGAGCCCGCGCAGTTGCTCGCCACGGGGCGGCAGTTGTGCGCCGAACCGGACCGGGTGGCCGAACTCGCCGCCGTGCCGCTGCCGTTCCACGTCCTGTCCGGCGCGCGCGACGACACCTGGCCGGTCCCGGACCTCGACGAGATGGCCGTACGGCTGAAGGCGCACCGCACCGTCGTCGACGGGGCCGAGCACTCGCCCAACGTCGACGCGCCGGAGCCGACCGCCCGCGCCCTCGCCGACTTCTGGGACGGGCTGCGCCCCGGCGGCCGTTGA